A genomic stretch from Flavobacterium humidisoli includes:
- the mtgA gene encoding monofunctional biosynthetic peptidoglycan transglycosylase: MAATKKPAPKTTTNKPKPKTSASKKSNRSFGEKVKWFFIKAALWFFGISIGSVVFFKYVPVPFTPLMLIRAIENKMAGKEVYFDHDWEPIEKISMNLQKAVIASEDGTFLTHNGFDFKALQKAYKSNERGRRIRGGSTISQQTAKNVFLWQGKSYFRKGLEAYFTILIEIIWGKERIMEVYLNSIEMGDGVYGAYAATEHWYRRDASSLTPMQAAGIAAILPNPRKFKATGSSSYINRRKERIVREMRYVGKINYNGKEEKKK; encoded by the coding sequence ATGGCAGCAACCAAAAAACCGGCACCAAAAACAACTACAAACAAACCAAAACCTAAAACTTCAGCTTCAAAAAAATCGAATCGTTCTTTTGGAGAAAAAGTGAAATGGTTTTTTATCAAAGCCGCTTTATGGTTTTTTGGAATTTCAATAGGATCGGTTGTGTTTTTTAAATATGTTCCTGTGCCCTTTACGCCATTAATGCTTATTCGTGCGATCGAAAATAAAATGGCAGGAAAAGAAGTTTATTTTGACCACGACTGGGAACCGATTGAAAAAATATCAATGAATTTGCAAAAAGCAGTTATTGCGAGCGAAGATGGAACTTTTTTAACTCACAATGGTTTCGATTTTAAAGCACTTCAAAAAGCTTATAAAAGTAACGAACGCGGACGCCGAATTCGAGGCGGAAGTACTATTTCGCAGCAAACGGCCAAAAATGTCTTTTTATGGCAAGGAAAAAGTTATTTCCGTAAAGGTCTAGAAGCGTATTTTACGATTTTGATTGAAATTATTTGGGGCAAAGAGCGCATCATGGAAGTCTATTTGAACAGTATCGAAATGGGTGACGGAGTTTATGGCGCTTACGCAGCCACAGAACATTGGTACAGACGAGATGCTTCGAGTTTAACACCAATGCAGGCAGCAGGAATTGCCGCGATTCTGCCTAATCCAAGAAAATTTAAAGCTACAGGATCTTCAAGTTATATCAATAGAAGAAAAGAACGAATTGTACGTGAGATGCGTTACGTTGGAAAAATCAATTATAATGGAAAAGAAGAAAAGAAAAAGTAA
- a CDS encoding PepSY-like domain-containing protein, which translates to MKKLILSAIVILGTMSMHANVLPVSQDTKATVAIQSEYTEVTVDAVPAPVKTALQTAYPGAKLDKAFVNDKKEYKLEISVGDQKATVYSDVNGNWLKI; encoded by the coding sequence ATGAAAAAACTAATCTTATCAGCAATAGTGATTCTAGGAACTATGTCAATGCATGCAAATGTATTGCCTGTTTCTCAAGACACTAAAGCAACTGTAGCCATTCAATCTGAATATACAGAGGTTACGGTAGATGCTGTGCCTGCACCTGTGAAAACAGCTTTGCAGACAGCTTATCCAGGAGCAAAACTGGATAAAGCATTTGTCAATGACAAAAAAGAGTACAAACTAGAAATATCAGTTGGAGACCAAAAGGCTACTGTTTACTCAGATGTCAATGGTAACTGGTTGAAGATATAA
- a CDS encoding sigma-54-dependent transcriptional regulator produces MPKILLIEDDIAFCKLLEKFLIKKAYEVTTTFSATEAREAVKNESFDLILTDLRLPDSDGIGLMSEFKISHPHIPVILMTGYSDVNTAVKAIKNGAADYISKPFNPDEVLLVITNALQVTKEEEEQAPVKEKKTVKKQSSSGENEFVKGISVASKKLLDHIQLVSPTDMSVLIIGESGTGKEIIAKSIHQQSRRKDNNFIAVDCGAIPKELAASEFFGHLKGSFTGAINDKKGYFEAANGGTLFLDEIGNLSYENQIQLLRALQERKIKPVGSNKEINVDIRIITATNEDLREAVKNGDFREDLYHRINEFSIQSPSLKDRGEDLMVFADYFLEKANQQLHKEVIGFSPEVVSIFQNYSWPGNLRELQNCVKRATLLTRGDFIESDVLPAEFFQIQNQPASTAEVFSLSENEKETIISALSKTQNNKSEAAKLLKITRKTLYNKLKQYNIE; encoded by the coding sequence ATGCCGAAGATATTACTGATAGAAGATGATATTGCGTTCTGTAAATTATTAGAGAAATTTCTAATCAAAAAAGCGTATGAAGTAACTACTACTTTCTCTGCGACAGAAGCGCGTGAAGCAGTTAAAAACGAGTCATTCGATTTGATTTTGACCGACCTTCGCTTGCCTGATTCTGATGGTATTGGACTTATGTCTGAATTTAAAATTTCTCACCCACATATTCCGGTTATTTTAATGACAGGATACTCTGATGTAAATACTGCTGTTAAAGCCATAAAAAATGGAGCGGCAGATTACATTTCCAAACCATTTAATCCAGACGAAGTTCTTCTTGTAATTACTAATGCATTACAAGTGACAAAAGAGGAAGAAGAACAAGCTCCTGTAAAAGAAAAAAAGACAGTAAAAAAACAGTCTTCATCAGGAGAAAATGAATTTGTTAAAGGAATTTCTGTTGCATCCAAAAAGCTTTTAGATCACATTCAGCTGGTAAGCCCGACAGATATGTCAGTTTTAATAATTGGTGAAAGCGGAACGGGAAAAGAAATCATTGCCAAAAGCATTCATCAGCAAAGCAGAAGAAAAGACAATAATTTTATTGCTGTAGATTGTGGAGCCATTCCAAAAGAATTAGCGGCAAGCGAATTTTTTGGACATTTAAAAGGATCTTTTACTGGAGCAATCAATGATAAAAAAGGATATTTTGAAGCTGCAAATGGCGGAACTTTATTTTTGGACGAAATAGGAAATCTTTCGTACGAAAACCAAATCCAGTTGTTAAGAGCGCTTCAAGAGAGAAAAATTAAACCGGTAGGAAGCAATAAAGAAATAAACGTTGATATACGCATTATTACGGCCACAAATGAAGATTTACGTGAGGCTGTAAAAAACGGCGATTTTAGAGAGGATTTATACCATAGAATCAATGAATTTTCAATTCAGTCACCATCTTTAAAAGATCGAGGCGAAGATTTAATGGTTTTTGCAGATTATTTCTTAGAAAAAGCTAATCAGCAATTGCATAAAGAGGTCATTGGGTTTTCTCCAGAAGTGGTTTCTATTTTTCAGAACTACTCTTGGCCAGGAAATTTACGAGAATTGCAAAACTGTGTAAAACGTGCAACTCTTTTAACTCGTGGTGATTTTATCGAAAGTGATGTACTTCCAGCAGAATTCTTCCAGATTCAAAATCAGCCTGCTTCAACTGCTGAAGTTTTCTCATTGTCTGAAAACGAAAAAGAAACTATTATTAGCGCCTTGTCAAAAACGCAAAATAATAAATCTGAAGCAGCAAAACTGCTTAAAATTACCAGAAAAACACTTTACAATAAATTGAAACAATATAATATTGAATAA
- a CDS encoding alpha/beta hydrolase family protein, with the protein MKKVVVTTLIMMSLNAIGQNVMSPELLWKLGRVTPLGLSKDEKNIVYKVSTPSVADNKSTSKLYIIPVNGGNATEIKDTKDVLKDKNISPNGKFVVYNEEVKIDKVLGKDFYPSLDKSDAQIYDGLDYRHWDTWNEGKFNHVFYKENKDGAKGIDVLKGETFDSPQKPFGGDEDYIWSPDSKSIFYVCKKKAGTAYAISTNTDIYEYNLETQKTTNKTEGNLGYDTAPQFSPTGNLSWLQMKRDGYESDKNDIIVEFKGIKTNLTANWDGTVDNFIWSKDGKTVFFVAPIDGTKQLFSVNFPGLTKIAINVRQLTNGDFDVNDLVGFAGDEIIVTRTDMNHAGEIYSFNLKKNTWKQISNVNTGTYKTLALSKTEKRYVTTTDGKKMLVWVILPPNFDASKKYPTLLFCQGGPQSPLTQSYSFRWNFSLMAAKGYVVVAPNRRGMPGHGVEWNEQISKDWGGQVMDDYLSAIDDVAKESYIDKTRLGCVGASYGGYSVFYLAGIHKNRFKTFIAHDGVFNTVSMLGTTEEVFFNNWDFGGPYWEKDNAVAQKAYTTFNPATLVQNWNKPILIFQGGKDFRVPIGQGQEAFQAAQLRGIKSRFVYFPDENHWVLKPQNAQVWQGEFFKWLDETL; encoded by the coding sequence ATGAAAAAAGTAGTAGTAACAACCTTAATAATGATGAGTTTAAATGCTATCGGACAAAATGTAATGTCTCCGGAATTGTTATGGAAATTAGGACGAGTAACTCCACTCGGCCTTTCTAAAGATGAAAAAAATATTGTTTACAAGGTTTCAACACCTTCTGTAGCCGATAACAAATCGACTTCTAAACTTTATATTATTCCAGTAAACGGAGGTAATGCGACTGAAATTAAAGACACTAAAGACGTTTTAAAAGACAAAAACATTTCTCCTAACGGAAAATTTGTCGTTTACAATGAAGAAGTAAAAATCGATAAAGTATTAGGTAAAGATTTCTACCCAAGTCTTGACAAATCTGACGCTCAAATTTATGATGGTTTAGATTACCGCCACTGGGACACTTGGAACGAAGGAAAGTTTAATCACGTTTTTTATAAAGAAAATAAAGACGGGGCAAAAGGAATCGACGTCTTGAAAGGTGAAACTTTCGATTCTCCGCAAAAACCTTTTGGTGGTGACGAAGATTACATCTGGTCTCCAGACAGCAAAAGCATTTTTTATGTGTGCAAGAAAAAGGCAGGAACTGCTTATGCAATTTCTACCAACACAGATATTTATGAGTACAATTTAGAAACTCAAAAAACAACGAATAAAACTGAAGGTAATTTAGGTTACGATACTGCTCCACAATTTTCGCCAACAGGAAATTTGTCTTGGCTACAAATGAAACGTGACGGTTATGAGTCTGATAAAAACGACATTATTGTCGAGTTTAAAGGAATCAAAACCAACTTAACTGCAAACTGGGACGGAACTGTAGACAATTTCATCTGGAGTAAAGACGGAAAAACAGTTTTCTTTGTAGCTCCAATTGACGGAACAAAACAACTTTTCTCTGTTAATTTTCCTGGTTTAACTAAAATCGCGATCAATGTTCGTCAATTGACTAATGGAGATTTTGACGTAAATGATTTGGTTGGCTTTGCTGGCGATGAAATCATTGTTACAAGAACTGATATGAATCACGCAGGTGAGATTTATTCTTTCAACTTAAAGAAAAATACTTGGAAACAAATCTCAAATGTAAATACAGGTACTTATAAAACTTTAGCGTTAAGCAAAACAGAAAAACGTTACGTTACAACAACCGATGGTAAAAAGATGCTGGTTTGGGTAATTCTTCCTCCAAATTTTGATGCTTCTAAAAAATATCCAACTTTATTATTCTGTCAAGGCGGACCACAAAGTCCGTTGACACAATCATATTCTTTCCGTTGGAATTTCTCTTTAATGGCTGCTAAAGGCTATGTTGTTGTTGCGCCAAACCGTCGTGGAATGCCAGGACATGGAGTTGAGTGGAATGAACAAATTAGTAAAGATTGGGGCGGGCAAGTTATGGACGATTACCTTTCTGCGATTGACGATGTGGCAAAAGAAAGTTATATTGACAAAACTCGTTTAGGATGCGTTGGCGCTAGTTACGGCGGATATTCTGTATTTTATTTAGCAGGAATCCACAAAAATCGTTTCAAAACATTTATTGCTCATGATGGAGTTTTCAATACTGTTTCAATGTTAGGAACTACTGAGGAAGTTTTCTTTAACAATTGGGATTTTGGTGGGCCATATTGGGAAAAAGACAATGCTGTAGCACAAAAGGCTTATACAACTTTTAATCCTGCAACTCTGGTTCAAAATTGGAACAAACCAATTTTGATTTTCCAAGGAGGAAAAGATTTCCGTGTGCCAATCGGGCAGGGACAAGAAGCTTTCCAAGCTGCTCAATTAAGAGGAATCAAAAGTAGATTTGTTTATTTCCCAGATGAAAATCACTGGGTTTTAAAACCTCAGAACGCTCAAGTTTGGCAAGGTGAATTCTTCAAATGGTTAGATGAAACTTTGTAA
- a CDS encoding ATP-binding protein — METKRSYTAIKVLFSYVALLALVVTVGWFLYSENVVYNKLEDKIALEKNKIIRVSRLYSNVYKTESLARQTIQNNSEKDFKNYLIETDSLRKRIDTLKQVVTTEYQKTLLDSVTYFLSEKTENIKQLREIKNKADDETSVNNAIDEITKMEFNLRKLELQDFTKNPNQLGSYQRSVLQQYVDYLNSNIPDDSTNTLSKKASDSILANSKKLLSSVKIKAEKKKESLNFEENKLLQNEIAISDQLRKILRIIEREIIINSIKNNSLKEKSLKRVNEIVTASAVIGLLLTVFFSILIVSDYSKSQLYKKQLEIANFKTKNLLKSREQLISTVSHDLKTPLSTIVGYSELLGNSDINTKQSYFIKNIKNSSEYITQLVQDLLDFSQIEAGKISIEKVPFSLPEVIEDVARNIQTVYKQKDIDLIINVDEQFQKRIVGDPFRLKQILTNIIGNAYKFTEEGYIRIAAYLNDDQFFTISIQDTGIGIEKANQKLVFEEFAQANENIEKKYGGTGLGLSICQKIISILGGNLILESIFGKGSTFIIKLPLLFDNSQNFTATELKPKTSKSIKTQTFIVVDDDINLLNLTSGVLKQEQHKVYSFTNPAKALATLQTTPFDFIITDIQMPEIDGFLFLEKLRELPDTIFKNQPVIALTGRTDLDLSVYKNAGFTTVIKKPYSPKILLETIQHILDHEEIPITESTENANENASQIYSLETLKDFLGQDESALKEVLKSFIETSIENLGFLKAAVQEKNHDEIKSIAHRIAPMFKQIQANEIGELLKNLEKEDLNTIDIKATYADLSEKIEVLFKELKQEI, encoded by the coding sequence ATGGAAACAAAAAGAAGCTACACCGCAATCAAAGTTTTATTCAGCTATGTTGCATTATTGGCTTTGGTTGTTACAGTTGGATGGTTTCTTTATTCTGAAAATGTAGTTTACAACAAACTGGAAGACAAGATTGCATTAGAAAAAAACAAAATCATCAGAGTTAGTAGATTGTATTCTAATGTTTATAAAACTGAAAGTTTAGCAAGGCAAACGATTCAGAACAACTCCGAAAAAGATTTTAAAAATTATCTTATCGAAACTGATTCTCTTCGCAAACGTATCGATACTTTAAAACAAGTTGTTACTACCGAATACCAGAAAACACTTCTAGATAGTGTAACTTATTTTTTGTCTGAAAAAACAGAAAACATTAAACAGTTAAGAGAAATCAAGAATAAAGCAGACGATGAAACTTCTGTAAATAATGCTATTGATGAAATCACGAAAATGGAGTTTAATTTAAGAAAACTCGAACTTCAGGATTTTACTAAAAACCCAAATCAGTTGGGGAGTTATCAGCGAAGTGTTTTACAACAATATGTTGATTATTTAAATTCGAACATTCCAGACGACAGCACCAATACACTTAGCAAAAAAGCTTCTGATTCTATTTTAGCCAACTCTAAAAAGCTTTTGAGTTCTGTAAAAATAAAAGCAGAAAAGAAAAAAGAATCTTTGAATTTTGAAGAAAATAAACTGCTTCAGAATGAAATTGCAATTTCGGATCAACTTAGAAAAATACTTCGCATTATTGAGCGAGAAATCATCATCAATTCGATCAAAAACAATTCATTAAAAGAGAAATCATTAAAAAGAGTCAACGAAATTGTAACGGCTTCGGCAGTTATTGGTTTGTTACTCACAGTGTTTTTCTCGATTCTAATTGTAAGCGATTATTCTAAATCTCAATTGTATAAAAAACAGCTCGAAATCGCGAATTTCAAAACCAAAAATCTGTTGAAAAGCCGCGAACAATTAATCTCGACAGTGAGTCACGATTTAAAAACGCCTTTGAGCACCATAGTGGGCTATTCTGAACTTTTAGGAAATTCAGACATCAATACGAAGCAATCCTATTTTATAAAAAACATTAAAAACTCGTCTGAATATATTACGCAATTGGTTCAGGATTTACTCGATTTTTCGCAGATCGAAGCAGGAAAAATTTCTATAGAAAAAGTCCCCTTTTCGTTGCCAGAAGTTATTGAAGATGTGGCCAGAAATATTCAAACGGTTTACAAGCAAAAAGACATTGATCTTATTATCAATGTAGACGAACAATTTCAGAAACGCATTGTAGGCGATCCATTTCGTTTAAAACAAATCTTGACTAACATTATCGGAAATGCTTATAAATTTACCGAGGAAGGCTATATTCGAATTGCCGCTTACCTAAATGATGATCAGTTTTTTACCATTTCAATTCAAGATACTGGAATCGGAATTGAAAAAGCAAATCAGAAATTGGTTTTTGAAGAATTTGCTCAAGCGAATGAAAACATTGAAAAGAAATATGGCGGAACTGGTTTAGGGTTATCTATTTGCCAGAAAATCATTTCTATTTTGGGCGGTAATTTAATTTTGGAAAGTATTTTTGGAAAAGGAAGCACATTCATTATTAAACTGCCTTTATTATTTGATAATAGCCAAAACTTTACTGCAACCGAACTAAAACCGAAGACGTCAAAAAGCATTAAGACACAAACTTTTATTGTTGTTGATGACGACATAAATCTTTTGAATCTAACAAGCGGGGTTTTAAAACAAGAACAACATAAGGTTTATTCTTTTACTAATCCGGCAAAAGCTTTAGCAACGCTTCAGACCACGCCTTTTGATTTTATCATTACCGATATTCAAATGCCAGAAATAGACGGATTTCTATTTTTAGAAAAACTTCGCGAACTTCCAGATACCATTTTCAAAAATCAGCCTGTCATCGCATTGACTGGCCGCACCGATTTGGACCTTTCGGTTTATAAAAATGCTGGTTTCACTACCGTCATAAAGAAACCTTACTCGCCAAAAATTTTACTGGAAACGATTCAACATATTTTAGATCATGAAGAAATTCCAATAACTGAATCTACGGAGAATGCAAACGAAAATGCTTCTCAAATATATTCTTTAGAAACTTTGAAAGATTTTTTAGGCCAGGATGAATCGGCTTTGAAAGAAGTTCTGAAATCTTTTATAGAAACATCGATCGAAAATTTAGGCTTTCTAAAAGCTGCAGTTCAAGAGAAAAATCATGATGAAATAAAATCTATTGCGCATCGTATTGCTCCCATGTTCAAGCAAATTCAGGCAAATGAGATTGGCGAACTTTTAAAAAATCTAGAAAAAGAGGATTTAAATACAATCGATATAAAAGCGACGTACGCAGATTTATCCGAAAAAATAGAAGTCCTTTTTAAAGAATTAAAACAAGAGATTTAA
- the accC gene encoding acetyl-CoA carboxylase biotin carboxylase subunit, with translation MFKKILIANRGEIALRVIRTCKEMGIKTVAVYSTADAESLHVKFADEAVCIGPPPSNLSYLKMSNIIAAAEITNADAIHPGYGFLSENAKFSKICQEHGIKFIGAAPEMIDRMGDKASAKATMKAAGVPCVPGSDGLLESYEHAQKIAKEIGYPVMMKATAGGGGKGMRAIWKEEELLKAWESARQEAAAAFGNDGMYMEKLIEEPRHIEIQVVGDSYGKACHLSERDCSVQRRHQKLTEETPSPFMTDDLRARMGEAAVKAAEFIKYEGAGTVEFLVDKHRNFYFMEMNTRIQVEHPITEQVIDYDLIREQIMVAAGIPISGKNYLPQLHAIEVRINAEDPYNDFRPSPGKITTLHMPGGHGVRLDTHVYSGYSIPPNYDSMIAKLITTAQSREEAISKMRRALDEFVIEGVKTTIPFHRQLMDDPKYIAGDYTTAFMDTFKMNSPE, from the coding sequence ATGTTTAAAAAAATATTAATTGCGAATAGAGGAGAAATTGCACTACGTGTAATTCGTACATGTAAGGAAATGGGAATAAAAACTGTTGCAGTTTACTCTACAGCCGATGCAGAAAGTTTACATGTTAAATTTGCTGATGAAGCGGTTTGTATTGGCCCTCCTCCGAGTAACTTATCGTATTTGAAAATGTCAAATATCATTGCTGCTGCAGAAATTACAAATGCAGATGCAATACATCCAGGTTATGGATTTCTTTCTGAGAATGCTAAGTTCTCAAAAATTTGTCAAGAGCACGGAATTAAATTTATCGGTGCTGCTCCAGAAATGATCGACCGAATGGGAGATAAAGCTTCTGCTAAAGCTACAATGAAAGCAGCAGGAGTACCTTGCGTGCCAGGTTCAGATGGATTGTTAGAGTCTTATGAACATGCACAAAAAATAGCTAAAGAAATTGGTTACCCAGTTATGATGAAAGCTACTGCTGGTGGTGGTGGAAAAGGAATGCGTGCAATCTGGAAAGAAGAAGAGCTTTTAAAAGCTTGGGAAAGTGCACGTCAAGAAGCTGCTGCAGCATTTGGAAATGACGGAATGTACATGGAGAAACTTATTGAAGAGCCACGTCATATCGAAATTCAAGTTGTTGGAGATTCTTACGGAAAAGCATGTCACCTTTCTGAAAGAGACTGCTCAGTACAGCGTCGTCACCAAAAACTGACTGAAGAAACACCTTCGCCTTTCATGACAGACGACCTTCGTGCAAGAATGGGAGAAGCTGCTGTAAAGGCTGCTGAATTCATTAAATATGAAGGAGCTGGAACTGTAGAGTTTTTAGTGGATAAACACAGAAACTTCTATTTCATGGAAATGAATACTCGTATCCAAGTTGAGCACCCAATCACAGAACAGGTTATTGATTATGATTTGATCCGTGAGCAAATTATGGTTGCTGCTGGAATTCCGATTTCTGGTAAAAACTATCTTCCACAATTACATGCTATTGAAGTTCGTATTAATGCTGAAGATCCTTACAACGATTTTCGTCCTTCACCAGGAAAAATTACTACGCTTCATATGCCAGGAGGACATGGAGTTCGTTTAGATACTCACGTTTATTCAGGATATAGCATTCCACCAAACTACGATTCTATGATTGCTAAGTTAATTACAACTGCGCAGTCTCGTGAAGAAGCTATCAGCAAAATGCGTAGAGCTTTGGATGAGTTCGTAATCGAAGGTGTGAAAACTACAATACCTTTCCATAGACAATTAATGGATGATCCAAAATATATTGCAGGAGATTACACAACTGCATTTATGGATACATTTAAAATGAATAGTCCAGAATAA
- a CDS encoding PepSY-like domain-containing protein, with amino-acid sequence MKKLILSAAIVLGSFTVNATVLPAVSISQSVFVQSEFTEVSIDAVPAAVKSTLEKSFPNTKLEKAYKNEKNEYKLEISSGEKKYTIFTDASGNIIKK; translated from the coding sequence ATGAAAAAGTTAATCTTATCAGCAGCGATTGTTTTAGGAAGTTTTACAGTAAATGCTACGGTTCTTCCAGCAGTTTCGATTTCTCAATCAGTATTCGTTCAAAGTGAATTTACTGAAGTGTCTATAGATGCCGTTCCGGCCGCTGTAAAGTCTACACTTGAAAAATCTTTCCCGAATACTAAGCTAGAAAAAGCTTATAAAAACGAGAAAAATGAGTACAAACTTGAGATTTCAAGTGGAGAAAAGAAGTATACAATTTTTACAGATGCTTCTGGAAATATCATTAAGAAATAA
- the accB gene encoding acetyl-CoA carboxylase biotin carboxyl carrier protein, translated as MDLKEIQNLIKFVANSGVAEVKLEMDDVKITIRTTLETNVTEATYVQQLPAQAALPQAAVPQVTAPTVVSVTPEAPAANDSKYITIKSPIIGTFYRKPSPDKPVFTEVGSTVSKGDVLCVIEAMKLFNEIESEVSGKIVKILVDDMSPVEFDQPLFLVDPS; from the coding sequence ATGGATTTAAAAGAAATTCAAAACCTAATCAAATTTGTTGCAAATTCGGGCGTTGCAGAAGTGAAGTTAGAAATGGATGATGTAAAAATCACGATCAGAACAACTTTAGAAACAAATGTAACTGAAGCAACTTACGTACAGCAATTACCTGCTCAGGCAGCTTTACCTCAAGCGGCAGTTCCACAAGTTACGGCTCCAACAGTTGTAAGTGTAACTCCAGAAGCGCCAGCTGCTAACGATTCTAAATATATTACTATAAAATCTCCAATTATTGGAACATTCTATAGAAAACCATCTCCAGACAAACCAGTTTTCACAGAAGTTGGAAGCACTGTTTCTAAAGGAGACGTTCTTTGTGTAATTGAAGCAATGAAATTATTCAACGAAATCGAATCTGAAGTTTCTGGTAAAATTGTAAAAATTCTTGTAGACGATATGTCTCCAGTAGAATTTGATCAACCTTTATTCTTAGTAGATCCATCATAA
- a CDS encoding NAD(P)/FAD-dependent oxidoreductase yields the protein MELSYWELKNWFANIDYTIVGSGIVGLHTALRLRERFPAAKILVLERGMLPQGASTKNAGFACFGSLSEIMDDLKTHSEEDVVALIEKRWKGLQLLRKRLGDAAIDFKPYGGYELFLKEDEFGFNECISKIPFINEVLKPLFKADVFSKEVDRFGFGNSNEYLIFNPFEGQIDTGNMMQELLKQAISADILILNQQTVKSYIDAGNHVEVVVNDFSFKTQKLLFATNGFADELTKGAVKPARAQVLITEPIRNLDIKGTFHLDRGYYYFRNIGDRILLGGGRNLDFEGETTTEFGQTKIIQNRLEDLLKNVILPNQDFQIAHRWSGIMGIGNSKNPVVTQLSENVFCGVRLGGMGVAIGSLIGTELADLI from the coding sequence ATGGAATTAAGCTATTGGGAACTCAAAAATTGGTTTGCAAATATTGATTATACAATTGTAGGAAGCGGAATCGTAGGTTTACATACCGCATTACGCTTACGCGAAAGATTTCCTGCCGCAAAAATTCTGGTTCTTGAACGCGGAATGCTGCCTCAAGGAGCAAGTACCAAAAATGCTGGTTTTGCCTGTTTCGGAAGTCTTTCTGAAATTATGGATGACTTAAAAACACATTCAGAGGAAGATGTTGTGGCACTTATAGAAAAACGATGGAAAGGTTTGCAGTTGCTTCGAAAAAGATTAGGAGACGCAGCAATCGATTTTAAACCTTACGGCGGATATGAATTATTTTTGAAAGAAGATGAATTTGGATTTAATGAATGTATTTCTAAAATTCCGTTTATCAATGAAGTTCTGAAACCACTTTTTAAAGCGGATGTTTTTTCGAAAGAAGTAGACCGTTTTGGATTTGGAAATAGTAACGAGTATTTAATTTTTAATCCATTTGAAGGACAGATCGATACTGGAAATATGATGCAAGAATTGCTGAAGCAAGCTATTTCAGCAGATATTTTAATTTTAAATCAGCAAACGGTAAAATCGTATATCGATGCTGGAAATCATGTCGAAGTTGTAGTAAACGATTTTAGTTTTAAAACCCAAAAACTGCTTTTTGCCACCAACGGCTTTGCGGACGAATTAACAAAAGGTGCTGTAAAACCGGCAAGAGCGCAAGTGCTTATTACAGAGCCCATTCGCAATTTAGACATCAAAGGGACGTTTCATTTAGACCGCGGTTATTATTATTTCAGAAATATTGGAGATCGTATTTTATTAGGCGGAGGACGAAATCTTGATTTTGAGGGAGAAACAACAACCGAATTTGGACAAACGAAAATTATTCAAAATAGATTGGAAGATTTACTGAAAAATGTAATTTTACCAAATCAGGATTTTCAGATTGCGCACCGATGGAGTGGGATCATGGGAATCGGAAATAGTAAGAATCCTGTCGTAACCCAACTTTCTGAGAATGTATTCTGTGGAGTGCGTTTAGGCGGAATGGGAGTGGCGATAGGAAGTTTAATAGGAACAGAATTAGCAGATTTAATATAA